One window of Camelina sativa cultivar DH55 chromosome 4, Cs, whole genome shotgun sequence genomic DNA carries:
- the LOC104783609 gene encoding uncharacterized protein LOC104783609 has product MPQKFILEIEVFDCWGIDFMGPFPPSYGNLYVLVAVDYVSKWVDSLASPTNDSKVVLKMFKHIIFPRFGVPRVVISDGGTHFINKLFENLLRKHGVTHKVATPYHPQTTYKTPIGTTPFKLVYGKSCHLPVKFKYNSHWATKQMNLNVKTAAERRLIQLNELDEIRMDACENARIYKEQTKTLQDKRIIPMNFAANDLVLLFNSRLKILPGKLRSRWSGPFRIKEVMPYGAVVLWDQEGKDFTVNGQRLKPYLADHDPIEASLPLEELQAA; this is encoded by the exons atgccacaaaaaTTTATCTTGGAAATCGAAGTATTTGACTGTTGGGGAATCGATTTCATGGGGCCTTTCCCACCTTCCTATGGCAATCTCTACGTACTTGTGGCAGTGGATTACGTTTCTAAATGGGTTGATTCTTTAGCAAGTCCTACCAATGATTCTAAAGTGGTCCTCAAAATGTTCAAGCACATAATTTTCCCACGGTTTGGTGTCCCTAGAGTGGTTATAAGCGATGGGGGAACTCACTTTATCAACAAACTCTTTGAGAACCTTTTGAGGAAGCATGGCGTGACACACAAGGTTGCCACTCCTTATCATCCACAAACCA CTTATAAAACGCCTATTGGGACTACCCCTTTCAAGCTGGTTTACGGGAAGTCATGTCACTTACCTGTCAAGTTCAAATACAACTCCCACTGGGCAACTAAGCAAATGAACCTCAACGTCAAGACGGCAGCCGAAAGACGCCTTATTCAACTGAATGAACTTGATGAAATTCGCATGGATGCTTGTGAGAATGCTAGAATATACAAGGAACAGACCAAGACTTTACAAGACAAAAGGATTATTCCCATGAACTTTGCTGCAAATGATTTGGTCCTACTCTTCAACTCGAGGCTGAAAATATTACCTGGGAAATTGCGTTCTCGTTGGTCCGGCCCTTTTCGAATCAAAGAGGTTATGCCTTATGGTGCTGTTGTGCTTTGGGACCAAGAAGGAAAAGACTTTACTGTTAATGGCCAACGTCTTAAGCCATACCTTGCGGATCATGATCCGATAGAGGCTTCCCTCCCTCTGGAGGAGCTCCAAGCTGCTTAG